In one Diabrotica virgifera virgifera chromosome 7, PGI_DIABVI_V3a genomic region, the following are encoded:
- the LOC126887720 gene encoding uncharacterized protein LOC126887720, whose product MLLEPIANTITSVEGDTPTISKCLHLFKKMVNTSLENVTKSPLLSKEEADTRAIFENRKKFAIYSVHFVANLLDPKYRGCELSSDEMTDATEVIYKVAQKMPDVDEAAVLADVVNFIAKEGLFKKAFLWNEDTIAAILASQSILH is encoded by the exons ATGCTTCTGGAACCAATTGCTAACACAATTACCTCTGTAGAAGGTGACACACCAACGATTTCAAAATGTctgcatttatttaaaaaaatggttaacACCTCATTAGAAAATGTCACTAAAAGTCCATTGTTATCCAAAGAGGAAGCAGATACAAGGGCAATTTTTGAAAATCGGAAGAAGTTTGCTATTTATAGTGTTCATTTTGTAGCTAACCTTTTGGATCCAAAATATCGTGGCTGCGAACTTAGCTCAGATGAGAtg aCTGATGCGACAGAAGTCATATACAAGGTAGCACAGAAGATGCCAGATGTCGATGAAGCAGCCGTCTTAGCTGACGTTGTCAATTTTATTGCAAAAGAAGGACTATTCAAAAAGGCTTTTCTATGGAATGAGGACACAATTGCAGCTATCCTAGCTTCACAGTCAATCCTGCATTAG